From the Sphingomonas mesophila genome, one window contains:
- a CDS encoding sensor histidine kinase, whose amino-acid sequence MIGIAALWIGVLLLGGGFALDRVLRATVVENFDQQIEYVLNAMIAASEIGPDGEVRFNRPPADQRFLEPYSGVYFQVSGAGADAFPSRSLWDRRLRVAPHNDVKVHRYDSLEFADEPIRVAERDVILPGSEVRWRFQVAQSREIIDRQIRNLRSTLFWSFAALGLGLLVLAALQAFYGLWPLRRVRSEVIAIRSGRQRRISEDFPSEVYPLVHEINELLAHGEAQAEEARRHAGNLAHALKTPLTVITNAATARSPDLADTVCREATTMRRQVDHHLARARAIGRRASVQARAVVWDSLEAVERAVTRLYPETTVDIAGDKALSARVERQDLDEMLGNLIENAAKYGGGRVFVTVEAEGEATVAILVEDDGPGIPAEQRGLLFDRGARLDTTGKPGTGLGLAIVRDVAEIYGGSVALEESEDLGGLLVRLSLPVA is encoded by the coding sequence ATCATCGGCATTGCCGCGCTGTGGATCGGCGTGCTGTTGCTTGGCGGCGGCTTCGCGCTCGACCGCGTGCTGCGCGCGACGGTGGTCGAGAATTTCGACCAGCAGATCGAATATGTCCTGAACGCGATGATCGCGGCGTCGGAGATCGGGCCGGACGGCGAGGTCAGGTTCAACCGGCCGCCGGCCGACCAGCGCTTCCTCGAGCCCTATTCGGGGGTCTATTTCCAGGTGTCGGGCGCGGGCGCCGACGCTTTTCCATCGCGGTCGCTGTGGGACCGGCGGCTCAGGGTCGCGCCGCACAACGACGTCAAGGTCCACCGCTACGACAGCCTGGAATTCGCCGACGAACCGATCCGGGTCGCCGAGCGCGACGTGATCCTGCCCGGATCGGAGGTGCGCTGGCGGTTTCAGGTGGCGCAGTCGCGCGAGATCATCGACCGCCAGATCCGCAATTTGCGGAGCACCTTGTTCTGGAGCTTCGCCGCGCTCGGGCTGGGCCTGCTGGTGCTGGCCGCGCTGCAGGCGTTTTACGGGCTGTGGCCGCTCAGGCGGGTGCGCAGCGAGGTCATCGCCATCCGCTCGGGCCGGCAGCGGCGGATCAGCGAGGACTTCCCGAGCGAAGTCTATCCGCTGGTCCACGAGATCAACGAGCTGCTCGCGCACGGCGAGGCGCAGGCGGAGGAGGCGCGGCGGCACGCCGGCAATCTGGCGCATGCGCTGAAGACTCCGTTGACGGTGATCACCAACGCCGCGACCGCGCGCTCGCCCGACCTCGCCGATACGGTGTGCCGCGAGGCGACGACCATGCGCCGCCAGGTCGACCATCATCTAGCGCGGGCACGGGCGATCGGCCGCCGCGCGTCGGTCCAGGCGCGGGCGGTGGTGTGGGACAGTTTGGAAGCGGTCGAGCGGGCGGTCACCCGGCTCTACCCCGAGACGACGGTCGACATCGCCGGCGACAAGGCGCTGTCGGCGCGGGTCGAGCGGCAGGACCTCGACGAAATGCTCGGCAACCTCATCGAGAATGCCGCCAAATATGGCGGCGGGCGGGTGTTCGTGACGGTCGAGGCCGAGGGCGAGGCGACGGTCGCGATCCTGGTCGAGGACGACGGGCCGGGCATTCCGGCCGAGCAGCGCGGACTGCTGTTTGACCGCGGCGCTCGGCTCGACACGACCGGCAAGCCGGGCACCGGCCTGGGCCTCGCGATCGTGCGCGACGTGGCGGAGATTTACGGCGGGTCGGTTGCGCTGGAAGAGAGCGAGGATCTCGGCGGGCTGCTGGTCCGGCTCTCCTTGCCGGTCGCCTAG
- a CDS encoding polyprenyl synthetase family protein, with protein sequence MSATVHPLGRPSAPGLEPIIALTASGMNAVNAVILERMQSKVAMIPELAGHLIAGGGKRMRPMLTLASAALLDYPGARHHKLAAAVEFIHTATLLHDDVVDGSATRRGKRAANLIWGNSASVLVGDFLFSRAFELMVEDGSLKVLKILSHASAVIAEGEVDQLTAQRRVETSEDHYLAIINAKTAELFAAACRIAPVVAEAGEAAEDSLETFGRNLGIAFQLVDDALDYASDSATMGKGRGDDFRDGKMTLPVILAVARGSAEDRAFWAAAMAGERASDDDLALATRLIHSSGALDDTMERARLYARRAIDALAPFPAGRAKAAMTEAAEFAVARRY encoded by the coding sequence ATGAGCGCCACCGTCCATCCACTCGGCCGCCCTTCCGCGCCGGGGCTCGAGCCGATCATCGCGCTCACCGCGAGCGGCATGAACGCGGTCAATGCGGTTATCCTCGAGCGGATGCAGTCCAAGGTGGCGATGATCCCGGAGCTCGCCGGCCACCTCATCGCCGGCGGCGGCAAGCGGATGCGGCCGATGCTGACGCTGGCGAGCGCGGCGCTGCTCGATTACCCCGGCGCTCGGCACCACAAGCTGGCGGCGGCGGTCGAGTTCATCCACACCGCGACCCTGCTGCACGACGACGTGGTGGACGGATCGGCGACGCGGCGCGGCAAGCGCGCGGCCAATTTGATCTGGGGCAATTCGGCCAGCGTGCTGGTCGGCGATTTCCTGTTCTCGCGCGCCTTCGAGCTGATGGTCGAGGACGGCAGTTTGAAGGTGCTCAAGATCCTGAGCCATGCGAGCGCGGTGATCGCCGAGGGCGAGGTTGACCAATTGACCGCGCAGCGGCGGGTCGAGACCAGCGAGGACCATTATCTCGCGATCATCAACGCCAAGACCGCCGAGCTGTTCGCCGCGGCGTGCCGGATCGCGCCGGTGGTGGCCGAGGCCGGCGAAGCGGCCGAGGATTCGCTCGAGACATTCGGGCGCAATTTGGGGATCGCGTTCCAGCTGGTCGACGACGCGCTCGATTATGCCAGCGACAGCGCGACCATGGGCAAGGGTCGCGGCGACGATTTCCGCGACGGCAAGATGACGCTGCCGGTGATCCTGGCGGTGGCGCGCGGATCGGCCGAGGATCGGGCGTTCTGGGCCGCGGCGATGGCCGGAGAGCGCGCGTCCGACGACGATCTGGCGTTGGCGACCCGGCTGATCCATTCGAGCGGTGCGCTTGACGACACGATGGAGCGGGCGCGGCTTTATGCGCGCCGAGCGATCGACGCGCTCGCCCCCTTCCCCGCCGGCCGGGCCAAGGCGGCGATGACCGAAGCCGCCGAATTCGCCGTCGCCCGGCGCTATTGA
- a CDS encoding ATP-binding protein: MFAAAAIVPLLLFFIFQTGFTAREQRRSVELQALAKSESVLLRVDAIASRVTAAMDAAATLPLLQERRTAEALARVRELGRLSKSWSAVQLLDRTGAVVAADGPQPNRIERIEPFAPRARPRHVGYAWGERCPCIVFERNALGEPGSILRFFLPNAEFSAQLPATTSTYPVSAIVGPKGRFIARSVAGAERFGTLSSTYVRGAISSDRPSGLYRGVTLEGFENYSAFTRSAQTGWSAHIAMGTDYIDAPRRNFLGSIGLAALLSVALAGALLLFAIRQLRESRQMAESAQQSHRLEALGQLTGGIAHDFNNLLTPIVGALDYLKTRGGLDERAQRIAGGALLSANRASRLTAQLLAFSRRQKLAIDCVPLAQSIEDLRPILEQTIGTDHRLEIALPADVGGVRTDAHQLELAILNLVINARDASPAGSVIALEVEAFTELTAIRIRDSGSGMSDAVRARAFEPFFTTKEPGRGTGLGLAQVFALMRQSHGTVEIDSAPGKGTAITLRLPRCELPETPASDGGPTVRAPSRVLRLLVVDDDHAVRASVARSLEDEGHSVDAVADGRVAIAAVTHCDYDLLLVDFAMPVMDGAATIREIRAFKPGQRFLMITGFADSEAIDSSCPDVPVLRKPFTMAELAERVRDLTA; this comes from the coding sequence ATGTTCGCAGCAGCGGCAATCGTCCCGCTGTTGCTGTTTTTCATCTTTCAAACCGGCTTTACCGCGCGCGAGCAGCGCCGCTCGGTCGAACTCCAGGCCCTCGCCAAGAGCGAGTCCGTGCTGCTCAGGGTCGATGCAATCGCCAGCCGGGTCACCGCGGCGATGGATGCGGCGGCGACCCTGCCCCTGCTCCAGGAACGCCGCACCGCCGAAGCGCTGGCGCGCGTGCGTGAGCTCGGCCGGCTCAGCAAATCGTGGAGTGCGGTTCAACTGCTCGACCGCACCGGTGCCGTCGTCGCCGCCGACGGCCCCCAGCCCAATCGCATCGAGCGCATCGAACCGTTCGCGCCGCGCGCGCGTCCGCGCCACGTCGGCTATGCCTGGGGCGAGCGCTGTCCGTGCATCGTGTTCGAGCGCAACGCTCTTGGCGAACCGGGCTCGATCCTGCGCTTCTTCCTTCCCAATGCGGAATTCTCCGCGCAATTGCCCGCCACCACCTCGACCTATCCGGTCAGCGCGATCGTCGGGCCGAAAGGCCGCTTCATCGCGCGCAGCGTCGCCGGTGCGGAGCGCTTCGGGACACTATCGTCGACCTATGTCCGTGGGGCGATTTCGAGCGATCGGCCCAGCGGCCTGTATCGTGGGGTGACCCTCGAAGGGTTCGAGAATTACAGCGCCTTCACGCGCTCGGCCCAGACCGGCTGGTCGGCGCATATTGCGATGGGCACCGATTATATCGACGCGCCGCGCAGGAACTTCCTCGGCTCGATCGGCCTTGCTGCGCTACTGTCGGTCGCGCTTGCCGGCGCCTTGCTGTTGTTCGCCATCCGGCAATTGCGCGAATCGCGGCAGATGGCGGAATCCGCGCAGCAGTCGCACCGGCTCGAGGCGCTCGGCCAGCTGACCGGCGGGATCGCGCACGATTTCAACAATCTGCTGACACCGATTGTCGGCGCGCTCGATTATCTGAAGACACGCGGCGGGCTCGACGAGCGCGCCCAAAGGATCGCCGGCGGCGCGCTGCTGTCGGCCAATCGCGCCAGTCGCCTGACCGCCCAATTGCTCGCCTTCTCGCGCCGCCAGAAGCTTGCCATCGACTGCGTCCCGCTCGCCCAGTCGATCGAGGATTTGCGCCCGATCCTCGAGCAGACCATCGGCACTGATCACCGGCTCGAGATCGCCCTGCCGGCGGACGTCGGCGGAGTGCGCACCGACGCGCACCAGCTCGAGCTCGCGATCCTCAACCTCGTCATCAACGCCCGCGACGCCAGTCCCGCGGGAAGCGTGATCGCGCTGGAAGTCGAAGCTTTCACCGAGTTGACGGCGATCCGCATCCGCGACAGCGGCAGCGGGATGAGCGACGCGGTCCGCGCCCGCGCGTTCGAGCCGTTCTTCACCACCAAGGAGCCAGGCCGCGGCACCGGCCTCGGCCTGGCGCAGGTGTTCGCGCTGATGAGACAGTCTCACGGCACGGTCGAGATCGACAGCGCGCCGGGCAAGGGGACCGCCATCACCCTTCGCCTGCCGCGCTGCGAACTGCCCGAAACGCCGGCCAGCGACGGCGGCCCAACCGTGCGCGCACCGAGCCGCGTCCTGCGCCTGCTGGTGGTCGACGACGATCACGCGGTCCGCGCGTCGGTCGCGCGAAGCCTCGAGGACGAGGGCCATTCGGTCGACGCGGTCGCCGACGGCCGCGTCGCCATCGCCGCCGTGACCCACTGCGACTACGATCTCCTATTGGTCGATTTCGCCATGCCGGTGATGGACGGCGCCGCCACCATCCGCGAAATCCGCGCCTTCAAGCCCGGTCAGCGCTTCCTGATGATTACCGGGTTCGCCGACAGCGAAGCGATCGACAGCAGCTGCCCGGACGTGCCCGTGCTGCGCAAGCCGTTCACCATGGCCGAGCTCGCCGAGCGCGTGCGCGACCTCACCGCCTAG